Within the Calditrichota bacterium genome, the region ATCACCGACTGGCCGTTGCGTATGATTTCACCGCACTTGCGGATGGCAATCGGAGTCATTGCGACGTGGTCCTCCTGATCGGCCGAAACGGGAATCGAATCGACCGACGCCGGATGCGCCAGGACCTTATTCTCACTCGCCAATGCAGCGGCCGTATATTGCGCGACCATCAAGCCGCTGTTGAGACCTTTGCCTTCGACCAGAAAGTCAGGCAAACCCGAAAGCACCGGATTCATCATCCGGTTGATATGGCGCTCCGCCAGATTCGACACCTCAGCCAGTGCAATACCCAAAAAGTCCATCGCCAGCGCGATGTTCTCACTGTGAAAATTGCCGCCTGCCAGACAGACTTCATCGTCGGTGAAGAACAGGGGATTATCGGTCGAAGCGTTCATCTCGGTTTCGACTTCCTGTCGCACATACCTCCAGCAGTCGATGATCGGCCCCAGAACCTGCGGGGTGCAGCGCAGAGAGTAGCCATCCTGCACCCGCGTCGAGCCGTCGGCGATGATGGCGCTTCCCTCCATCAGCAGGCGTAAATGCCGTGCCACAACATTCTGGCCGTTGTGCGGGCGAGCTCTGTGCACACGCGCATCGTAAGCCGACACGACACCCTTGAGCGCGTCGATGGTCATAGCCGCAGCGATGACCGCGTTCTTCAAAAGGCGTCGCGACTCGACCAAGAGCAGCGCCGCGCCCCCAGTCGAGACCTGGCTTCCGTTGATGAGCCCAAGCCCCTCCTTGAAGGTCAGTTCGACGGGCTTCAGGCCTGCCCGGTCGAGTGCCTCACTGCCGGGCAGTCGTTCTTCTCCCCACCACGCCTCACCCTCGCCGATGCAAACCGCCGCAAGTTGCGCCAACGGGGCGAGGTCCCCCGATACTCCAAGGGAGCCTTTTTCATAGACTACCGGCGTGACGCCTCGGTTCAGCATCTCAACCAGTTGCTCAGCCGTCGCAAGCCGCACCCCCGAGTTCCCGCGCGCAAGAGTATTGAGGCGCAGGATCATCGCTGCCCGGACGACCGGCTTAGGAAGCGGATCACCAATACCAGCCGCGTGCGAGAGGATGATCCGCCGCTGCAACTCGGCGCCCTGCACCGGCGAAACGCGCACCTTCGCAAACTCCCCGATTCCCGTCGTTACACCATAGATCACATCCCCGCGCTCGACCATCCGTCGAACCAAGTCGGCGGACCGGGTGATCCGGTCGCAGGCATCCTTGGAAAGTCCGACTTTGACGTCACCCGTTGCAGCACACAGAAGGCTATCAATGTCGAGGCTGTGGCCGTCGATCTCAAGCATAGGTTTCCCCCCGGCGAATGACGCCCGTCCTCGGACTTTCTGCAAGTCCCAATTCAGTATAATTTATGAACATAGCATTAGCCTCCTAAGGA harbors:
- the hutH gene encoding histidine ammonia-lyase, whose translation is MLEIDGHSLDIDSLLCAATGDVKVGLSKDACDRITRSADLVRRMVERGDVIYGVTTGIGEFAKVRVSPVQGAELQRRIILSHAAGIGDPLPKPVVRAAMILRLNTLARGNSGVRLATAEQLVEMLNRGVTPVVYEKGSLGVSGDLAPLAQLAAVCIGEGEAWWGEERLPGSEALDRAGLKPVELTFKEGLGLINGSQVSTGGAALLLVESRRLLKNAVIAAAMTIDALKGVVSAYDARVHRARPHNGQNVVARHLRLLMEGSAIIADGSTRVQDGYSLRCTPQVLGPIIDCWRYVRQEVETEMNASTDNPLFFTDDEVCLAGGNFHSENIALAMDFLGIALAEVSNLAERHINRMMNPVLSGLPDFLVEGKGLNSGLMVAQYTAAALASENKVLAHPASVDSIPVSADQEDHVAMTPIAIRKCGEIIRNGQSVIAIEMLAAAQALDFRLPLSSGRGTAVAHKTIRQIVSHWDEDRLLYPEIEAVRRLVETGDVVADIETICGELWFDIPEGLAD